In Conger conger chromosome 5, fConCon1.1, whole genome shotgun sequence, the DNA window TGAAACGCTATTGGCTGTGGCcatttagaaccaattttcaaccaatgagctttaattattgtacagctacacAGTGTtgtggtacagagtgtcgggcctgtcaactgtatattttgaaacccgaatttaaggactataaacacaggcagagggtgagtcaacatgtcagtgagactttttcaatgataggaagggatttacaatggtcttgtagcaatgttttaacacaaaagtcttacctattgtacctttaatataagactaaaatacttttacTGGCCAATTATTGGTGAGATTTTTGCGGAGTTGCTCTTGGTCTTGCCATAAAAGGGAGTGCATGCACTGGAAAAAATTACTGCCTTGAGTTTCGATATAAGACAAAAACACTTGTGAGATTTATCAATTGTTTGGTCTTTGCAGTGTTGCTCTTTGGCCTTGCCCTAAAGGGGGCGCTCTTTGCTCTGTGACAGGGTGTGCAGGGGAGATCTGTGATTTTAAAATATTCGCTTGTTTTAAGCTGTCGTTTAACTAGTGAAATTTTCTTAAGCCTTCGGCGAATCTTGAAGTGAGTCAATCTTTCTCAACCTCATGGGCAGTAATGTTGCATTtcctttgcaaaaaaaaaaaagttacagaaatacgattttaagtcttaaatataagactaaaatgcttgttgacGGACGTATTTGTTGGTTTTGGCAGTGGTGCACTTTGAGCATTTAAGCCTGGATTACTCCTCCCTCCTTGGACTGCTGGTtggcagccagccagccaggtGTTGAAACGGGTGTTGTTTCTTAAACTGGTTTCATACAAAAGCAGCTGATTATCGTAATTGCAGTTGTTAAATTCCTTCTGAATTACCGGCTGCTTTAGCGACGTCATGCGCCATTCTGTAATTAGCGGAGAGGATTTAAGATGCGGCCATAACACACCCATAGCTCATTTCCACCTTAGAAATTTCCCTCAGGTCTGTCCAGATATCTGTGTAACTTGTGTACGCTGTTTCGGACAAGGCCCATGTGTTCTTTTGCATGACAATGTAGCCGCATATGTGCTTCAGCTGGGTCAAATTCGTACTGGATTCAAatcattttctacattttactgAGCTTTGCTGGTGGGTAGGCCTGGTtgaaccaggcaagatcaatcaagcacggaaaagtaattgaatccgtatttgacccaggtctggtgagTTGTACCACGGCTTATGAGACACGCGATTGGCCTGTTGCTGACGTGAAGACGCACGATTGGCCCGTCGCTGATGTTTCTGGCTGTGTTCCCTCAGAGCACTTGGCGCAGAACGTGGTGAAGTCCCATCTGGAGACGTGTCGGTACAGCGGCGAGGAGCTCCAGAGGCTGGTGTGgaacctgtacacacctgaggAGACACGCGCATTCCAGAGCAAggtgagcgcacacacacacacactcacacacacacacacactcacacacacacacacacacacacacacacacacacacacgcacacacacacactcacgcacacactcacacacacacacacacacacacacacgcacacacacacactcacgcacacactcacacacacacacacactcacacacacacacacacactctcacacacacacatacactcacacacacacacacacacacatacactcacacactctcacacacacatacactcacacacacacacacattcacacacactcacactcactcacactcacacacacacacactcacacacactcacacacactcacactcacacacacacactcacacacacacacacacacacactcacacacacacacactcacactcacacactcacactcacacacacacacacacacactcacacgcacgctcacacacgctcacacacacacacacacacactcacacactcacactcacacacacactcacacacacacacacacacactcacacactcacactcatacacacacgcacacacactcacacacactcacacactcacactcacacacacagacaccttcGCCGGACGATCACGTCACAGACACGACGCTTAGACCAATCCcatcatgtatcttagccattaggctacaggctgccctagatGCTGTTCAAGCCTTGTGATTTGTTCAGACAAGTTAATCACTGTTCCTCTGGCTCATCCAATCCCCAGCCAGCGGAGTggatgtggcagcagtgtgccCACCACATCACCAACGCCATCCAGTACGTGGTGGAGTTCGCCAAGCGCATCTCCGGCTTCATGGAGCTGTGCCAGAATGACCAGATCATCCTCCTGAAGGCCGGTGAGTGCCAACAGGCTAGCCtgttaaaccacacacacacacacacacactcacacacacacacacacacacacacacacacacacacacgcacacacacacgcacacacacacacacacacacacacacacaaacacacacactcacacacacactcacacacacgcacacactcacacacacactcacacactcacacacacacactcacacacacacacactcacacacacacacacactcacacacactcacacacacacgcacactcacacacacacactcacactcacacacactcacacacacacacacacactcacacacacacacacacacacacacacacacacacacactcacacacacacacacacactcacacacacacacacacactcacacacacactcacacacacgcacacacacacacaaacacacacgctcacacacacgctcacacacacgcacacactcacacacacactcacacactcacacacacacacactcacacacacacacacactcacacacactcacacacacacgcacactcacacacacacactcacactcacactcacacacactcacacacacacacacacactcacacacacacacacacacacacacacactcacacacacacacacacacactcacacacacacactcacacacacacacacacacacacacacacacacacactcacacacacacacacacacacacacacgcacacacagtgctgcttgCACGCTTGCAGGCCACACAAACCGACGGACCAATCACACGCCTGCATcgcctgtgtgtgttctcaggctGCCTGGAGGTGCTGTTGATCCGGATGTGTCGCGCCTACAACCCGCTGAACAACACCATGCTGTTCGATGGAAAGTTCGCCGGAGCCCAGCTCTTCAAGGCTCTCGGTAAATTCACCTTTGTATCGCACTTTTCACACAGCAGACTGCCCCAGACAGGcttcacagagtaacagaagggaaggaaTGCCAGCCCTGAGCTCCCACATAGCAACTGTGATACCCCACCAGGGGCGTGCCGCAGAATTCTGCACCCTGTGAAAATACCGACTCTGCGGGCCCTCTTAAAGTGGTACACCAAAGCAAACTTTTTTtgagaccccctccccccggggACTTTGGTctgtccactgtctgttctggccccacggtggtggaatgaccttcctgtggagtctctgacctctttcaaacgcagactaaagactcatctcttcagccTGCACCTATTGTactgtattagatattgtattgtattgttgtactcgggggtattctagctgccaaccgtagtatgctagttcgtaagttgatgtattcttcaataGTTCCAGCTGTATCTGTGTGATCACGCTAGGAACCGTAccgtcctctagggtcctcttcgcacttgtacttgtgttcgatctgcactttgttgtacgccgctctggataagagcgtctgctaaacgcctGTAATCATATCTGCCACTGCTGAGCACAAATACGTTATCATCAATCCGTCTTTATCGTCGCACGGGGGGGAAATTCAGCCGGCGGCCAGGGTTTCAAAGCATTTCCCGCAACTACATTAGCAAtcgataagggggggggggggaccgtaAAACGCCAGGCAATATAGCGATAACACAGAcgataaagaaagaaaaacaatcgGGCGATGAATAGACGGGACGGGATCATCGTCGGACGTGCGGCTGTCGCTTTCTGAAGGTGCAAAGATCGGGGGCAGTccaggggggcagggagggcagCCATGACAGGCTGTCACATGCTGAGCCTGCTTATCGCCAGGGAGACAAAGGAGCCCTGGACCTCTGAGTCCTCCAGACAGGCCAGGGGAGGGTCAGGATGGTCTATAACCGCCCTGGACTCCGTAAGGGCCGGCGAATGTCCTGCGGCTGCCTCTGGTAATCACAGGTCCCGCTCCATGCGAATCCCACCTGTATTCAAGCACTGACCTGGGATCAGCTTTGTCACTTGTCAATGGATGCGGTTAGGCCTACGGACGAGGGGAAGCTGATCCCGGGTCAGCCGCGCGGCCCCGAGGCGCTTTACGGACCCAGGCCCGGCTGTTTCGGATCGCGACGGGGGCAGGGGGCGCGTTTCGATCCGGGCCTTTCGGGCTACGGCTGTTCGGCAGCCGGTTCTTCGGGTTTCTGGTGACCTCTTGTTCCTGGTGCCTTCCAGGAACCGGCTCGACTCAAAACAAAAAGCGGGCTGGGTGTACACAGCTCTCTAGTCTCAAATTGTTTTGCATTGTGTAACACAatgccattgttttttttttttgttgttttttttttctcaaggcATAAAAACCGAATGCCGTGGCCTGTTTTGACCCGTTCATCGGACTCCCTAATCGCCTGGAGTTCGCTTTGTTGGCAAGACGCAATAGTGAGCTCACCCGTTGAAAGAGAGCCCTTTTTCCTTCTCTGCCAAGAAACAACGCAGACCTAGAAATTAGCCTCGCCGAAGGAGTCTCAGAGttcgtgtgtttgtttgtgctcgGCTGTGGGCGGCGGCTTAGCTAGGCGGCTGGCTAGCCGCTGCCGGCGCTAACGCTGCTGATTGCGCCACGGCTCCCGAGCGCGCGGCGGTGGCTACAGCGcggtgacgtgtgtgtgtgtccctccgTGTTCCCGTAGGGTGTGACGACCTCGTGAGCGCCATGTACGAGCTGGCTAAGGGCCTCAGCCGCCTGCAGCTGACCGAGGAGGAGATGGCCCTGTTCAGCGCCGCCGTGCTCCTGTCCCCGGGTGAGACACGCTgctgaacacacgcacacgcgtacacacgggacaaacacatatacacactctctctcacacacacacatacacacacacacacagactctctcacacacacacacacaatacacacacacatatacacactctctcacacacacacacataatacacacacactctctcttgcacacatacatatacacactctctcacacacacacatacacagactctctcacacacacacacactctctcttgcacacatacatatacacactctctcacacacacacatacacacacactctctctcacacatacacagactctctcacacacacacatatacacactctctcacacacacacacacacacatacacacacacactctctcacacacacacacacacacacaatacacacacactctcttgcacacatacatatacacactctctcacacacacacatacacatagacgctatcacacacacacacacacacacacacatatacacactcactctcacacacacacgcacacatagacactcacacacacacacatatacacactcacacacacacacacacacgcacacacacacatatatacactcacacacacacacacacacatatacgcactctctctcacacacacacacatatacacactcacacacacacacacacaggagagcgTGTCCTGTGCACTGCCCAGTTTGTGACGGCTGTTTCTGCTcctggtcctcctcctcctggtgcCCGTGCAGATCGGCTGTGGCTGACCGACTCTCTGAAGGTGCAGAACCTGCAGGAGAAGGTGTACCTGGCCCTGCAGCACTGTCTGCACAGGAACGGTGCCAACCAGTCCAAACTGGCCAAGGTAACTTCACCTGCGTGCCGCCCTACCTGTCAGCCAATGATTGCACACTGTTCTCTTATTCTTACCTATGATATGACCTGGTTAGGATTTGgataaatatgcattttttttccctaTCCTTCCCTAACAtacaaagatttaaaaaatttgGATAAAATGGATAAACTGAAGTGGAAAAAGTTGGAAAACCTGATTGTATTGTGGGCCTTGTTGCATTGAGCGTTCGCCCACACTCAGGTTAGTGGGGTAGCCCCACACTCAGGTTAGTGAGGTAGCCCCACACTCAGGTTAGTGAGGTAGCCCCACACTCAGGTTAGTGAGGTAGCCCCACACTCAGGTTAGTGAGGTAGCCCCACACTCAGGTTAGTGAGGTAGCCCCACACTCAGGTTAGTGAGGTAGCCCCACACTCAGGTTAGTGAGGTAGCCCCACACTCAGGTTAGTGAGGTAGCCCCACACTCAGGTTAGTGAGGTAGCCCCACACTCAGGTTAGTGAGGTAGCCCCACACTCAGGTTAGTGAGGTAGCCACGCTGTGTTTCCGCGACGTTCCcctgacccccctcctccctcccctcagaTGCTGTCCAAGCTGCCCGTGCTGAAGTCCATCTGCACGCTCCACGGGGACAAGCTGGAGTTCTTCCGCCTCCTCCACCCGGAGACCGCCTGCAGCTTCCCGCCCCTCTACCGCGAGGTGTTCGGCGGCGACATCGCCTTCCCCGACTCCACGGGGAGCTAAGCTACCGGCGGAGCGGCGAGAGAGGCCGTGGAACCAGCCGATCGAGGAGAACTGAACCAGCAAAATTCAGTGACAATCGCGGAGGCGCGGCCGCCATTACTGCACACTACACCCGCTACATCACCTGACCtctcacctctgacctctgacactCCCGGGTCACACTCCTGGTGCTGGCGCTGAGGTCGCCGCGGGCGCGCAGCACAGTAAACTGGGTCAGTGGCTGAGATTCCGCagtttcctgtttttctgtgtgagATTGTGCGCTCCTTGAGCCAGAATGGCTCCACGGCGCGAGGGAGAATTCGGGCTCTTCCGGCAGTTTCCGCAGTCTTTCcagcaaagaaaaacaacacatgAATGTACCCCATAGACACGACCCAGAATGTACATACTGCCCCCTGTGGTCACCAGTGGTAAAACGCccactttattttttacaagATACCTCATCTGCCATTCGAGCTTTTCACCGTTGACTGTGGCCAAAgctatatttagtttttttttcttttttcccagaAAGCCAGGGACCAAGACCACCTGAcagttttatatgtttttaacgAAGTAAGGACGGTGACCCAGGTTTAGCATGTTATGAAAGCACAGTTAATCTCCCGATCATTGACCGCCCGCTATAAATCACCCTTATCGCGTCGACTGCCAGGCAGGGCTAATTGCACAACACTAGCGCAGACGGAGCGCGGACTCGCTGCCCTGCATGCGCTCAAAGCCACGCGCGTGTAGACGGTGCTCACGAGTTCCAATCGAAAAAAAACCTCGATCCCGATTCCCTTTTCCCTGTGCAATCGCCACTTCGAGCGGAAAGACGGAAGTAAcgttatttttgtttagaaatgCATTCAGAATAAGACGTATATCGAGTGAGAATGTGTATAATAagtatgtaaatatgtgtacGCGTGTGTAGCGGGAGACAGAGGTAGCCAGAGCAGAGAGATCAGCTCCCCGCCATCCTGTGACTGCCAGAAGGAAATTCCTGGAATTTAGCTTCTGGAATTTAAattaagaaagaaaagagaCACCCTGCATCGCGGGGAAAACGTCTGGAAAGCTGGCGGAATAGGAGGAGACGAGGAATGGCACGGAATGGAGCAGTCGGAAGGTCGGGCctgtgttccccccccccccccccccccaacttgaCTTCTCAGGGTTTCCGAACCGTACACTGCTCAAGGAGACaggaacaaaatggcggccgggTCATTTCTGTTCACATGAAGACGAACAACGAGcatttcatcttcatttatttttattttttttattttttttttgccacatcGGACAAACTGCTGGAAGGTTGGCACTTGGTGAAGAGACATGGTGGACTCTGATGCAACTCTGATGCAACTCTCCTTAAAACGACACAGAAACTGGGAGccctaaaaaaacattttttcccccgctGAAGGACGAGAAGTTATGGAACGAGAGACTTTTGAAGCGAGAAAGACGGCAGTTGGGACTCTCTAAACTGTCGTGAACTCTCGCTACAGACAGAAAGGAGAGACGGGAAGGGACAGAGACTCTGTACGTGTGATAATGTCACCTCTCCTTTCAGGTACAGGAGGGAGTGGGTCCCTGTTGAGAGTCTGACGCTGGAGTACGGCATCGTTCGACTGCTCCTACGGTCAGCACTGTAGTCTGTTGtaacccacgcgcacacacacacacacacacacacacagagcgcacacacacacacacacacagcgcacacacacacacacacacagcacacacacacacacagagctcacacacacacacacacacagcgcacacacacacacacacacacacacgcacacacacacacacacagcgcacacacacacacacacgcacacacacacacacacacagctcacacacccaccATGCCTCTTCATTGACTTTGGAAGGCTGACAGAGCTATCAGCTACCGCCCTGGGTACAAAGCCAGGACTCAGGGTGTGGACAGATCATTACTGCTATCATTACTAATGCCATGACAacttgtattttatatttgttattGTGATACagagaataagaaaaaaaaaagacacacactgaaggaagataattaaagaaaatatatatattttgtacagatttatttttctcacaCAGTTTTTTGGTACACTCCAGTTGACCTCTGGCCATGGGTGGGCTCAGCACCACCCAAAAAGCCCCGAAATCACGTTTCTACGACTGGGGGGGGAACGACAGTCCAGGTCGATGTCAACAATCGCTCACAGCCCGGCGAAAAATGAGCGAACTCcacttctgcttctgcttctgcttctgctgggCTTGTTACTCAGGGAGGGTGAAGGGCGTCGCCACAGCCAA includes these proteins:
- the LOC133128565 gene encoding nuclear receptor ROR-beta-like, whose translation is MRAQIEVIPCKICGDKSSGIHYGVITCEGCKGFFRRSQQNNAMYSCSRQRNCLIDRTNRNRCQHCRLQKCLALGMSRDAVKFGRMSKKQRDSLYAEVQRHQRSQADLAALTLALPGATREEDESGEDGGRSSGSSAALSDLDDIAGLPDGLLFDLPLSPGGAGGYCGLELLGGACGGGGGSCGGSCLSSLSSPEQGGPDGADGSQVTHEYDLFLETAAFDRSPLDTLPEALSQLETEHLAQNVVKSHLETCRYSGEELQRLVWNLYTPEETRAFQSKPAEWMWQQCAHHITNAIQYVVEFAKRISGFMELCQNDQIILLKAGCLEVLLIRMCRAYNPLNNTMLFDGKFAGAQLFKALGCDDLVSAMYELAKGLSRLQLTEEEMALFSAAVLLSPDRLWLTDSLKVQNLQEKVYLALQHCLHRNGANQSKLAKMLSKLPVLKSICTLHGDKLEFFRLLHPETACSFPPLYREVFGGDIAFPDSTGS